One genomic segment of Gemmatimonadota bacterium includes these proteins:
- a CDS encoding ABC transporter permease gives MMTWRWAIRDLLRHPTRSALSLLGVAVAAALLLDMVMLSGGIERSFGELLRSRGYQLRISPLGTLPFDTEATLGGVTTLTAALRRDAAVREVAPVLGTTMQGTHGPAAASLVTYGITPASQGIYALESGLDLTATDTIGILLGAPAATRLGAAVGDTVVMRGRLDPQMANAGAERRFVVRGMVRFLYDARDQPSVAVALTAAQRLGGPDLTDRASVLMVRVDDASDLTAVTARLRAAHADIAVNSIDDLVAQFRLRLTYFRQLSLILGSISLVVTVLLVGTLLAITVNERSGEIATLRAIGVARAHVALQVVVQGLLLTVLGGAAGMVLGLGTARWLDAILTSFPGLPAAISFFVAEPAPLAIAAATLLITGVLAGLPSAWRAASTPIAAALRSDAP, from the coding sequence ATGATGACCTGGCGGTGGGCCATCCGCGATCTGCTGCGACATCCGACCCGCAGTGCCCTTTCGCTCCTCGGCGTGGCTGTCGCGGCCGCGCTGCTGCTCGACATGGTGATGTTGAGTGGCGGGATCGAACGGTCCTTCGGCGAATTGCTGCGGAGCCGCGGCTACCAGCTGCGGATCTCGCCGCTCGGCACGCTGCCATTCGACACCGAAGCGACCCTCGGCGGCGTCACCACTCTCACGGCGGCGTTGCGCCGCGACGCGGCGGTCAGGGAAGTCGCGCCCGTCCTGGGGACCACGATGCAGGGGACGCATGGCCCTGCCGCGGCATCGCTGGTCACCTACGGCATCACCCCGGCGTCGCAGGGGATCTATGCGCTGGAGTCAGGCCTCGACCTCACCGCGACGGACACCATCGGCATTCTCCTCGGCGCTCCGGCCGCGACGCGCCTTGGCGCGGCCGTCGGCGACACCGTCGTCATGCGTGGTCGACTCGACCCGCAGATGGCGAATGCCGGCGCCGAGCGTCGGTTCGTGGTCCGAGGCATGGTGCGCTTTCTCTATGACGCTCGCGACCAGCCATCGGTGGCCGTCGCGCTGACGGCGGCGCAACGGCTGGGAGGTCCGGACCTCACCGACCGTGCATCGGTGCTGATGGTGCGCGTCGATGATGCGAGCGACCTCACCGCCGTGACCGCCCGACTTCGCGCGGCGCATGCCGACATCGCAGTCAACAGCATCGACGACCTCGTGGCGCAGTTCCGCTTGCGGTTGACCTACTTCCGACAGCTCTCGCTCATTCTCGGTTCGATCTCGCTGGTGGTGACCGTGCTGCTGGTGGGGACGCTGCTGGCGATCACGGTGAACGAACGGAGCGGCGAGATCGCCACGCTCCGCGCCATCGGTGTCGCGCGCGCGCATGTCGCGCTGCAGGTGGTGGTGCAGGGGCTGTTGCTGACGGTGCTGGGCGGTGCGGCGGGGATGGTCCTCGGCCTCGGCACCGCGCGCTGGCTTGATGCCATCCTGACCTCCTTCCCCGGCCTCCCTGCGGCGATCTCCTTCTTCGTGGCAGAGCCCGCCCCGCTGGCGATTGCGGCGGCGACCTTGTTGATCACCGGCGTGCTGGCCGGATTGCCCTCGGCATGGCGCGCGGCCTCGACCCCGATCGCCGCCGCCCTTCGGAGTGACGCGCCATGA
- a CDS encoding ABC transporter ATP-binding protein → MTIVLDARDLERRHALEGGEVTALRGVSLQVQAGEYVAIVGPSGSGKSTLLTLLGGLDLPTSGTVAILGTSLGTLPDRALTRLRLERIGFVFQRFHLLPVLTARENVELPMAEMGVTPAARRARAEELLAYVGLAERSGHRPTQLSGGEMQRVAIARALANRPAILLADEPTGELDAATGREILALFRRLHADGTTLVVVTHDERVTSEASRVVRMLDGRIVD, encoded by the coding sequence ATGACCATCGTGCTGGATGCCCGCGACCTCGAACGCCGCCACGCCCTCGAAGGTGGCGAGGTCACGGCGCTGCGGGGCGTCTCGCTGCAGGTGCAGGCGGGTGAGTACGTCGCCATCGTCGGTCCCTCTGGGAGCGGAAAGTCGACCCTCCTCACGCTCCTGGGCGGGCTGGATCTCCCCACCAGCGGCACGGTGGCAATCCTCGGGACCTCGCTTGGCACCTTGCCGGACCGGGCGCTCACCCGGTTGCGGCTGGAACGGATCGGTTTCGTCTTCCAGCGATTCCACCTGCTGCCGGTGCTCACCGCGCGCGAGAATGTCGAACTCCCGATGGCCGAAATGGGAGTGACCCCGGCCGCGCGACGGGCGCGTGCCGAAGAGCTCCTGGCCTATGTCGGGCTCGCGGAACGGTCGGGGCATCGGCCGACCCAACTCTCCGGCGGCGAGATGCAGCGCGTCGCGATTGCACGGGCACTCGCCAATCGACCGGCGATCCTGCTCGCGGATGAGCCCACCGGAGAACTCGACGCTGCCACGGGCCGCGAGATCCTGGCGCTCTTTCGCCGGCTGCACGCCGACGGCACCACGCTGGTCGTGGTGACTCACGACGAGCGGGTAACCAGCGAAGCGAGCCGGGTGGTGCGGATGCTCGACGGGCGGATCGTCGACTGA
- a CDS encoding DinB family protein: MDPLDRTAVVAALEASLRHLERVVSRLDEAKATVRPSPERWSPMDALEHLVVVERGIHKSVTAASGMAATDLRTRPMDSVIAGAGTVTRALVAPEVVAPTGRFHSVHEALVLFRERRITTINLARTLDVPWDAHHMTHPILGPLDIGQWFLLAATHVDRHLPQIEV, from the coding sequence GTGGACCCGTTGGATCGCACCGCCGTGGTGGCCGCCCTGGAGGCGAGCCTGCGCCATCTGGAGCGGGTGGTGTCCCGGCTCGACGAGGCCAAGGCGACGGTTCGCCCGTCGCCGGAGCGTTGGTCGCCGATGGACGCGCTGGAGCATCTCGTCGTGGTCGAACGCGGGATCCACAAGTCGGTGACAGCCGCCAGCGGCATGGCGGCGACCGACCTGCGCACCCGACCGATGGACAGCGTCATTGCCGGCGCCGGGACGGTGACCCGCGCCCTTGTCGCGCCGGAAGTTGTCGCGCCCACCGGTCGCTTCCATTCAGTCCACGAGGCGCTGGTCCTCTTCCGTGAGCGTCGCATCACGACGATCAACCTGGCGCGCACCCTCGACGTCCCGTGGGATGCCCATCACATGACCCACCCGATCCTTGGGCCGCTCGACATCGGCCAGTGGTTCCTGCTCGCGGCGACGCACGTCGATCGTCACCTGCCGCAGATCGAGGTCTAG
- a CDS encoding nuclear transport factor 2 family protein: protein MSDTTPNEPTDIRAVGRSLTDTLAKGWEKGRIDLIMTVFNDEAVFVETPFSQPLRGVVAIRQWMSDIPYAQSETTFQTGEIYTAGPWFSTEFTLRFRRRKTGQWVEARGAFFAETDGELITELRMFWHRWNGGQETSLP from the coding sequence ATGTCCGACACGACACCGAACGAACCGACCGACATCCGCGCTGTTGGGCGGAGCCTCACCGACACGCTCGCGAAGGGATGGGAGAAGGGTCGGATCGACCTGATCATGACCGTCTTCAACGACGAGGCGGTCTTCGTCGAAACCCCCTTTTCCCAACCGCTTCGGGGCGTGGTCGCCATTCGGCAGTGGATGAGCGACATCCCCTACGCCCAATCCGAAACCACCTTCCAGACCGGCGAGATCTACACCGCCGGGCCGTGGTTTTCGACCGAGTTCACCCTTCGCTTCCGCCGCCGCAAGACCGGGCAGTGGGTCGAGGCGCGCGGCGCCTTTTTCGCCGAGACGGATGGGGAGTTGATCACCGAGCTCCGCATGTTCTGGCACCGCTGGAACGGCGGGCAGGAGACGTCGCTGCCATAG
- a CDS encoding DUF4384 domain-containing protein → MLALFAVAAFMAPLGGTPAVAAPTVSIAPLTQAPLRITLNNGGDFTPGDRVRVQVESAEDGYLIVFRVDGDGRVRVLFPIDPDLDPFIRGGRRYELRGRAERESFLADDRTGNGLVYAALAQEPFDFRRYASDDHWDYNTIRLSAWDADAEPELTDLVKRMAGSGRFTYDVLGYRVHGGAYISGGGGIVSPAGYGSPFYDPYWSCLACGYGIRQSGVNIRVGIGGGWDLYDPWGRYDPWYYDPYRYSRYGYGYGYGYGGYYDPWDWRYPGQYRPITVINLPRPQVPNTAYGYRARPRTPVAGGLAPDLTRVVRGNTRPDAPPPSSGGRARGRDDQPTRATPRPNEPQRQDRTQGSKGSQPDRGGSRPSSNPPASSPPPSSPPPASSGGTRARPRPGGGDELVTAPTQSIAPQMDRRGDVRPVVAPVVEQSRRASEEPTPVFREPFRARPDVNASRAEPQRTEPSRSQPVYREPPRAEPSRGEPQRVERQAPPQRVEPRRSEPQRVERQAPPRSEPVSRAAPPSSPPPAAPPASTSGRSRPRP, encoded by the coding sequence ATGCTCGCCCTCTTCGCTGTCGCCGCCTTCATGGCCCCGCTCGGGGGTACCCCGGCCGTGGCCGCGCCGACCGTTTCCATTGCACCCCTTACCCAGGCACCGCTTCGCATCACGCTGAACAACGGCGGGGATTTCACTCCCGGCGATCGCGTGCGGGTGCAGGTCGAGTCCGCCGAAGACGGCTACCTGATTGTCTTCCGAGTGGACGGCGACGGCCGGGTGCGGGTCCTCTTCCCGATCGATCCCGACCTTGACCCGTTCATCCGCGGCGGCCGGCGCTACGAGCTCCGCGGCCGCGCCGAACGGGAGTCCTTCCTCGCCGATGATCGCACCGGCAACGGCCTGGTCTATGCGGCGCTGGCGCAGGAGCCGTTCGACTTCCGCCGCTACGCCAGCGACGATCACTGGGACTACAACACCATTCGCCTGAGCGCCTGGGATGCCGATGCCGAGCCTGAGCTGACCGATCTGGTAAAGCGGATGGCGGGCAGCGGTCGCTTCACCTATGACGTGCTCGGCTATCGCGTCCATGGTGGGGCGTACATCTCCGGCGGCGGCGGCATCGTCTCGCCGGCCGGCTACGGCAGTCCGTTCTACGATCCCTACTGGTCGTGCCTTGCCTGCGGCTACGGTATCCGGCAGAGTGGCGTGAACATCCGCGTCGGGATCGGCGGTGGCTGGGACCTCTACGATCCATGGGGCCGCTACGACCCTTGGTACTACGATCCCTATCGGTACAGCCGCTACGGGTACGGCTATGGCTACGGCTATGGCGGTTACTACGATCCGTGGGATTGGCGCTACCCTGGCCAGTATCGGCCGATCACGGTGATCAACTTGCCGCGGCCGCAGGTTCCGAACACCGCCTACGGCTACCGTGCCCGTCCGCGGACGCCGGTCGCCGGCGGGCTGGCGCCGGACCTGACGCGGGTCGTCCGTGGCAACACCCGTCCCGACGCGCCGCCGCCTTCGAGCGGGGGCCGGGCTCGTGGTCGCGACGATCAGCCGACCCGTGCGACGCCGCGGCCGAACGAGCCGCAGCGCCAGGATCGGACTCAGGGGAGTAAGGGGTCCCAGCCGGATCGCGGTGGGTCACGGCCGAGCTCGAATCCGCCGGCGAGCAGTCCCCCGCCGAGCAGCCCTCCGCCGGCCTCGTCTGGCGGGACTCGGGCTCGCCCGCGCCCCGGTGGTGGCGACGAGCTGGTGACGGCGCCGACGCAGTCGATCGCGCCGCAGATGGATCGCCGTGGCGACGTGCGGCCGGTCGTGGCGCCGGTGGTTGAGCAGAGCCGCCGCGCCTCGGAGGAGCCGACGCCGGTCTTCCGCGAGCCGTTCCGTGCCCGCCCGGATGTGAATGCGAGCCGCGCAGAGCCGCAGCGGACTGAGCCGAGCCGGAGTCAGCCGGTGTACCGTGAGCCGCCCCGCGCCGAGCCGTCTCGCGGAGAGCCGCAGCGGGTGGAGCGTCAGGCTCCGCCCCAGCGGGTCGAACCGCGGCGCAGTGAGCCGCAGCGGGTCGAGCGGCAAGCACCGCCGCGCAGTGAGCCGGTGAGCCGTGCGGCTCCACCGTCGTCACCGCCGCCAGCCGCCCCGCCGGCCTCGACTTCGGGCCGGTCTCGCCCCAGGCCGTAG
- a CDS encoding NAD+ synthase has product MSAITVALAQFRPAKGAPGPNLDRIEALFRTLASSPEPPAVVILPEGTLTGYFLEGGVHEHALTADALFGMLQARHARSGAPPMEVCLGFYERGIDRLYNSAIWAALGGDDAGIRHVHRKIFLPTYGVFDEERFLDAGRDVQAFDARIGRVAMLVCEDAWHSITPTIAAVDGAQFLAIVAASPARGLEPDPVHPGTPGSMGRWERLARDIAGEHGVYVALAQLVGFEGGKAFPGGSLLTGPSGDVLVRAPLFEDATIQVTLPLDEIARVRSGAPLLADLEARLPHLIESLQRARGRGGDASVTERGAMPRASAVASRGGGVRPHGTLAIDAALTTRWLVEFLRDEVQRRRGFGHVVLGLSGGVDSAVVAYLAAEAFGPRQVTAVRMPYRSSSRESLDHAQLVIDALGLNARTVDISAAVDGYAAACGDTPSAARLGNVMARTRMLALFDLSAALNALPLGTGNKSERLLGYFTWHADDAPPVNPIGDLFKTQVWALACHLGVPDAIVNKPASADLIVGQTDEADFGIRYDRADGILDLLLHGHLDETVIAAGYSAEEIRLVRKRLDATHWKRKLPSVAMLSQTAIGEYYLRPVDY; this is encoded by the coding sequence ATGTCCGCGATCACCGTCGCCCTGGCCCAGTTCCGCCCCGCGAAGGGCGCCCCCGGTCCGAATCTCGACCGGATCGAGGCGCTCTTCCGGACGCTGGCGAGCTCCCCCGAGCCCCCCGCCGTCGTGATCCTTCCCGAGGGCACCCTGACCGGGTACTTCCTCGAGGGTGGCGTCCACGAGCACGCCCTGACCGCCGATGCGCTCTTCGGCATGCTGCAGGCGCGGCACGCGCGCTCCGGTGCCCCGCCGATGGAGGTCTGCCTCGGCTTCTACGAGCGCGGCATCGACCGACTCTACAACTCGGCGATCTGGGCCGCCCTCGGCGGCGACGACGCCGGGATCCGCCACGTCCACCGCAAGATCTTCCTCCCCACGTACGGCGTCTTCGACGAGGAGCGTTTTCTCGACGCGGGCCGCGACGTGCAGGCGTTCGACGCGCGCATCGGTCGCGTGGCGATGCTGGTCTGCGAGGACGCGTGGCATTCGATCACGCCGACGATCGCCGCCGTCGATGGCGCGCAGTTCCTCGCGATCGTCGCGGCGAGTCCGGCGCGCGGGCTTGAACCCGATCCGGTCCATCCCGGGACGCCCGGCTCGATGGGGCGCTGGGAGCGGCTGGCGCGCGACATCGCCGGTGAACACGGGGTTTATGTCGCGCTGGCGCAGCTGGTCGGCTTCGAAGGCGGCAAGGCGTTTCCGGGCGGTTCGCTGCTCACCGGCCCGAGTGGCGACGTGCTGGTGCGCGCGCCGCTCTTCGAGGACGCGACGATCCAGGTCACGCTGCCGCTTGACGAGATCGCGCGGGTCCGTTCCGGCGCGCCGCTGCTCGCCGACCTCGAGGCGCGGCTGCCCCACCTGATCGAGTCGCTGCAGCGGGCCCGTGGTCGCGGTGGCGATGCGTCCGTCACGGAACGCGGTGCGATGCCTCGCGCGTCGGCGGTCGCATCGCGCGGTGGCGGTGTCCGGCCGCATGGCACGCTGGCCATTGATGCCGCGCTCACCACCCGCTGGCTGGTGGAGTTCCTTCGCGACGAGGTGCAGCGCCGGCGCGGCTTTGGTCACGTCGTGCTGGGGCTCTCGGGTGGCGTCGATTCGGCCGTCGTCGCCTATCTGGCCGCCGAGGCCTTTGGTCCGAGGCAGGTCACGGCCGTCCGGATGCCGTACCGAAGCTCGAGTCGTGAGTCGCTCGATCATGCGCAGTTGGTGATCGACGCGCTCGGCCTCAACGCGCGGACCGTCGACATCTCTGCCGCCGTGGATGGTTACGCCGCCGCGTGCGGCGACACGCCCAGCGCGGCGCGCCTCGGCAACGTGATGGCGCGCACCCGGATGCTGGCGCTGTTCGACCTCTCGGCGGCACTCAACGCGCTCCCGCTCGGCACCGGCAACAAGAGCGAACGCCTCCTCGGCTACTTCACCTGGCACGCCGACGATGCGCCGCCGGTGAACCCGATCGGCGACCTCTTCAAGACCCAGGTCTGGGCGCTCGCCTGTCACCTTGGCGTACCCGACGCGATCGTGAACAAGCCGGCCTCCGCCGACTTGATCGTCGGCCAGACCGACGAGGCCGACTTCGGCATCCGGTATGACCGTGCCGACGGCATCCTCGACCTGCTGCTCCACGGCCACCTCGACGAGACGGTGATCGCCGCCGGCTACAGCGCCGAAGAGATCCGGCTGGTGCGCAAGCGGCTCGACGCCACACATTGGAAGCGGAAGCTGCCGAGCGTGGCGATGCTGAGCCAGACGGCGATTGGGGAGTATTATTTGCGGCCGGTGGATTATTGA
- a CDS encoding acyl-CoA thioesterase, with amino-acid sequence MSHSRGEISTLVMPHMANILGDLFGGNLMAMVDQAAAIAAIRHAGGAAVTASIHRVDFRERIPMGSLVTCHATVDFVGNSSMDITVEVMSEKPSTGERRNTHTAHVVFVAIDDYGRPRRVPRLVAETEEEKTRYAAADAYRREHGTK; translated from the coding sequence ATGTCCCACTCTCGCGGCGAAATCTCGACGCTGGTGATGCCGCACATGGCCAACATCCTCGGCGACCTCTTCGGCGGGAACCTGATGGCGATGGTCGACCAGGCGGCGGCGATCGCGGCGATCCGCCACGCGGGGGGGGCAGCGGTGACGGCATCAATCCACCGCGTCGACTTCCGCGAGCGGATCCCGATGGGGTCGCTGGTGACCTGTCACGCCACGGTGGATTTCGTCGGCAACTCGTCGATGGACATCACGGTGGAAGTGATGTCGGAGAAGCCGAGCACCGGCGAGCGGCGGAACACGCACACGGCGCACGTGGTCTTTGTGGCGATCGATGACTACGGCCGGCCTCGTCGGGTCCCGCGGCTCGTAGCGGAGACCGAGGAAGAGAAGACGCGCTACGCGGCGGCCGACGCGTACCGCCGGGAGCACGGCACCAAGTGA
- a CDS encoding patatin-like phospholipase family protein, with the protein MSRRRAVVVLSGGGAKGAAHIGAARALAEHDIEVVHWIGTSMGAVIAAALASGTPHQVILERFLAVKREDVLAPDRVALFRGIWAKALLKPEPFRRAIAEFMPVQTFAELVTPCTITAVDVQTGKEVAFGTGGIDAPLVDAVVASCALPPWFPPALVHGRGYYDGGLRAVMPLPFAAGIECDLVVAIHTGPGFDEQGEVVSVPPPFVAATDTAIGWLMASNTELMRDQWLARPGAPPLLWVRPTSDRGATFAMERIPKYADLGYVETRKALDAL; encoded by the coding sequence GTGAGTCGGCGCCGTGCGGTGGTGGTGCTGAGTGGCGGCGGCGCGAAAGGCGCGGCGCACATCGGCGCAGCCCGGGCCCTGGCCGAGCACGACATCGAGGTGGTGCACTGGATCGGGACGTCGATGGGGGCGGTGATTGCGGCAGCGCTCGCGTCGGGGACGCCACACCAGGTGATCCTCGAGCGCTTCCTGGCCGTCAAGCGCGAGGACGTCCTCGCGCCGGACCGTGTGGCACTCTTCCGGGGCATCTGGGCCAAGGCGCTGCTCAAGCCGGAACCGTTTCGCCGGGCGATTGCCGAGTTCATGCCGGTGCAGACGTTCGCGGAGCTGGTGACGCCGTGCACCATCACGGCGGTGGATGTGCAGACAGGGAAGGAAGTGGCGTTCGGAACCGGGGGGATCGATGCCCCGCTGGTCGACGCCGTGGTGGCCTCGTGCGCGCTGCCGCCGTGGTTTCCTCCGGCGTTGGTGCACGGCCGCGGCTACTATGATGGCGGGCTTCGGGCGGTGATGCCCTTGCCGTTTGCCGCGGGGATCGAGTGCGATCTCGTGGTCGCGATTCACACCGGCCCGGGCTTTGACGAACAGGGCGAGGTGGTCTCGGTGCCGCCACCGTTCGTCGCGGCGACCGATACTGCCATTGGCTGGCTGATGGCGAGCAACACCGAGTTGATGCGCGACCAGTGGCTTGCCCGACCGGGGGCGCCGCCGTTGCTCTGGGTTCGGCCGACCTCGGACCGTGGCGCCACCTTCGCGATGGAGCGGATCCCCAAGTACGCCGACCTCGGCTACGTCGAGACCCGCAAGGCGCTCGACGCGCTCTGA
- a CDS encoding aminotransferase class V-fold PLP-dependent enzyme, translating into MTITRRDLLALAAAMPAFRGLANAPLPTRARGALPHDAAPDDEAAWERIGQQFVIEGTHLNTGTVGSSPLPVIEATIHHLRAFERMIGQEAVDGVALHAELEAFLGAWPGSVAVVRNTTEAMSIVAAGIDLQAGDEVVSTTHEHIGGRCCWELLAKRRGVVYKTFTPPLNPMSEAELAAAWMAQVTPRTRVFSISHVLFSTGMMQPVRALVRMARERGIITVIDGAHPPGLLELNLRDLDADFYASSPHKWLLAPKGTGLLIVRPDRMATTWPLIGSGDWAATDIKRFEHVGTSNESLLAGLRAAVQFQQTIGRRAIELRARGLATQLHTMLAKLPRVEIVSPTRPEFRAGMVAFRMAGTTAQALQGYLGAQRIRTRRIAESNLEYLRLSTHIYTFPRDLERTVALLKDAPRG; encoded by the coding sequence ATGACCATCACCCGGCGCGACCTGCTGGCGCTCGCGGCGGCGATGCCCGCCTTCCGCGGGCTGGCGAACGCGCCGTTGCCGACGCGTGCCCGGGGTGCGCTGCCGCACGACGCGGCGCCCGACGACGAGGCGGCGTGGGAGCGGATCGGCCAGCAGTTCGTGATCGAGGGGACGCACCTCAACACCGGCACGGTCGGCTCATCGCCGCTGCCGGTGATCGAGGCGACGATCCACCACCTCCGCGCCTTCGAGCGGATGATCGGCCAGGAGGCGGTCGACGGCGTCGCGCTGCACGCGGAGCTCGAGGCCTTCCTTGGCGCGTGGCCGGGATCGGTGGCGGTGGTGCGCAACACCACCGAGGCGATGAGCATCGTCGCGGCGGGGATCGACCTGCAGGCGGGCGATGAAGTCGTGTCGACGACGCACGAGCACATCGGCGGGCGCTGTTGCTGGGAACTGCTCGCGAAGCGCCGTGGCGTGGTCTACAAGACCTTCACTCCGCCACTCAATCCTATGAGCGAGGCGGAACTCGCGGCGGCGTGGATGGCGCAGGTGACGCCGCGCACCAGAGTATTTTCCATCTCGCACGTGCTGTTCTCGACGGGGATGATGCAGCCGGTGCGGGCACTGGTGCGGATGGCGCGCGAGCGCGGCATCATCACGGTGATCGACGGGGCGCACCCGCCCGGCCTGCTCGAGCTGAACCTGCGCGACCTCGACGCCGACTTCTACGCGTCGTCGCCGCACAAGTGGCTGCTGGCCCCGAAGGGAACCGGGCTGCTCATTGTGAGGCCCGATCGGATGGCGACGACCTGGCCGTTGATCGGCTCCGGCGACTGGGCGGCGACCGACATCAAGCGATTCGAGCATGTCGGGACCAGCAATGAATCGCTGCTGGCCGGACTGCGCGCCGCGGTCCAGTTCCAGCAGACGATCGGTCGGCGGGCCATCGAGCTCCGCGCCCGTGGCCTCGCGACGCAGTTGCACACGATGCTCGCCAAGCTGCCGCGCGTCGAGATCGTGTCACCGACACGACCGGAGTTCCGGGCAGGGATGGTGGCGTTTCGGATGGCAGGGACGACGGCGCAGGCGCTGCAGGGCTATCTGGGGGCGCAGCGGATCAGGACACGGCGGATTGCGGAGTCGAACCTGGAGTATCTCCGCCTGAGCACGCACATCTACACCTTCCCGCGCGACCTCGAGCGGACGGTGGCCTTGCTCAAGGATGCGCCGCGCGGCTGA
- a CDS encoding A/G-specific adenine glycosylase — MLQHSSRVRGSQIRHSASPRPISATSCAKRPTAESVSSTIRPARCWTCATTPLNGSSPHADSTSSPLSCPSVSPKSIPDARTHRLRFKRRLVAWFRQHGRDLPWRRTRDPYQVLVSEVMLQQTQVSRVEGYWHRFLDRFPTIQHLAAARPNRVREAWAGLGYYRRAANLHALARTVVTDHDGNLPQDADALRALPGVGRYTAGAVASFAWESAEPAVDTNVARVLRRVFHPDLPKGAAGEHILWDTAKALVPRRGPSAWATNQALMELGALICTARVARCAICPVRSACLTGAAQPRGASLSKATVRSRSRGKV; from the coding sequence ATGCTCCAGCACTCGTCCCGAGTGCGGGGCAGCCAGATCCGCCACTCCGCCAGCCCGCGCCCCATCTCGGCGACCAGTTGCGCAAAGCGACCGACCGCGGAGAGCGTGTCAAGCACGATCCGCCCGGCACGGTGCTGGACCTGCGCGACGACTCCGCTCAACGGCTCCTCCCCTCATGCTGACTCGACATCGTCCCCCTTATCTTGTCCGTCGGTGAGCCCCAAGTCCATCCCCGATGCGCGGACGCACCGCCTCCGCTTCAAGCGCCGACTCGTGGCGTGGTTCCGCCAGCACGGCCGGGACCTGCCGTGGCGTCGGACCCGCGATCCGTACCAGGTGCTCGTCTCCGAAGTGATGCTGCAGCAGACCCAGGTCTCCCGCGTCGAAGGCTACTGGCACCGCTTCCTCGACCGCTTCCCGACCATCCAGCATCTGGCCGCCGCACGCCCCAATCGCGTTCGCGAAGCATGGGCCGGCCTCGGCTACTATCGGCGTGCTGCCAACCTGCATGCCCTCGCTCGCACCGTGGTGACGGACCACGACGGCAATCTGCCACAGGATGCCGATGCGTTGCGCGCCCTCCCCGGCGTCGGGCGCTACACCGCCGGCGCGGTGGCATCCTTCGCCTGGGAGTCGGCCGAGCCCGCCGTCGACACCAACGTGGCGCGCGTGCTGCGCCGCGTCTTCCATCCCGACCTGCCCAAGGGTGCCGCCGGCGAACACATCCTCTGGGACACCGCCAAGGCACTCGTCCCGCGCCGCGGCCCCTCCGCCTGGGCCACCAATCAGGCCCTGATGGAACTCGGCGCGCTCATTTGCACGGCCCGCGTTGCCCGATGCGCGATCTGCCCCGTTCGCAGCGCCTGCCTCACCGGCGCCGCTCAGCCGCGCGGCGCATCCTTGAGCAAGGCCACCGTCCGCTCGAGGTCGCGCGGGAAGGTGTAG
- a CDS encoding ABC transporter permease yields the protein MLLISSFAGAVTALQAGYQFTGNIPIYVVGSLVTESIVLELGPVLVGLVLAGRIGARYAAELGTMRVTEQIDALESLGRAPSSHLLVPRVMACLIMIPMLVIIADVTGVLAGWVAAKQALPISDQDFIYGARVYWRPFDAYYSVIKAFFFAGAIGLISCYRGFTTQQGAEGVGRATTGAVVTISVVILLLDTLLAKLLLN from the coding sequence GTGCTGCTGATCTCCTCCTTCGCCGGCGCGGTGACCGCCCTGCAGGCCGGCTACCAGTTCACCGGCAACATCCCGATCTACGTGGTCGGCTCGTTGGTGACGGAGTCGATCGTGCTGGAGCTCGGGCCGGTGCTCGTGGGACTGGTCCTGGCCGGACGCATCGGCGCCCGGTATGCCGCCGAACTCGGGACGATGCGGGTCACCGAGCAGATCGACGCGCTCGAATCGCTGGGACGCGCGCCATCGTCGCACCTGCTCGTGCCGCGCGTGATGGCGTGCCTGATCATGATCCCGATGCTGGTCATCATCGCCGACGTGACGGGCGTCCTCGCGGGCTGGGTGGCGGCCAAGCAGGCGCTGCCGATCTCCGACCAGGACTTCATCTATGGCGCGCGCGTCTACTGGCGGCCGTTCGATGCCTACTACTCGGTCATCAAGGCCTTCTTCTTCGCGGGGGCCATCGGGCTCATCTCCTGCTACCGGGGCTTCACGACCCAGCAAGGGGCGGAGGGCGTCGGTCGCGCCACCACGGGCGCGGTGGTCACCATCTCGGTGGTGATCCTGCTGCTCGACACACTCCTCGCCAAGCTGTTGCTGAACTAG